A single Sphingopyxis chilensis DNA region contains:
- a CDS encoding TolC family protein, with translation MRRAGFRMIAVVTALYPLAIAQAQDLETAIAEARAHSPALVTAEAEAEAADAQLAQARAAAGPTARVEGSIGYGRLDPGGYFGLTAGDVTPNAVQLVGEYPLYAGGRIASAIGQAAAGQRAARLGTDMARQNLTLATVSSYAEVLTAREMVASYSGLVAALDEIVRHAGLRYDIGDATSSDVAQAKARRAEGLAGFVQSQGRLAAAEARFERLTGKPAGKLSPLPPRPKVPSSLGEALDAATLANVMLAQAGSSVEGAEAGVRAAKASNRPTVGVFAEGARVRDQFFPDYRADSVTVGLRGRWTFFDSGAGSARVREARANLTASEARLRQARDELMQAVIEAWSGLESAERGLDAAREGDTAAREALRGTRLEVRSGARPPLAELDAEREAIAATARLAEAQAAVQVAAWRLRLLCGIE, from the coding sequence GTGAGGCGTGCCGGTTTCCGCATGATTGCGGTCGTCACCGCGCTGTACCCGCTTGCTATCGCCCAGGCGCAGGATCTGGAAACCGCGATCGCCGAGGCGCGCGCGCATTCGCCCGCGCTGGTCACGGCCGAAGCTGAGGCCGAGGCCGCCGATGCGCAGCTCGCGCAGGCGCGGGCGGCGGCGGGACCGACGGCGCGTGTCGAAGGCAGCATCGGTTACGGGAGGCTCGATCCGGGCGGCTATTTCGGGCTGACCGCTGGCGACGTCACGCCGAACGCGGTCCAACTCGTCGGCGAATATCCACTCTACGCCGGCGGACGCATTGCCTCGGCGATCGGCCAGGCCGCCGCTGGACAGCGCGCCGCAAGGCTTGGCACCGACATGGCGCGGCAGAATCTGACGCTCGCAACCGTGTCGAGCTATGCCGAGGTGCTGACCGCGCGCGAGATGGTGGCAAGCTATTCCGGGCTGGTCGCTGCGCTCGACGAGATCGTCCGCCACGCAGGGCTGCGCTACGACATCGGCGATGCGACCAGCAGCGATGTCGCGCAGGCAAAGGCGCGCCGCGCCGAGGGGCTCGCCGGGTTCGTCCAATCGCAAGGGCGGCTGGCGGCGGCCGAAGCGCGCTTCGAACGGCTGACCGGCAAGCCGGCGGGCAAATTGTCTCCGCTGCCGCCGCGACCAAAGGTGCCTTCATCGCTCGGTGAGGCCCTCGATGCAGCGACGCTCGCCAATGTCATGCTCGCGCAGGCGGGTTCGAGCGTCGAAGGCGCCGAGGCCGGGGTTCGCGCCGCCAAGGCGAGCAATCGCCCGACCGTTGGCGTATTTGCCGAGGGCGCGCGCGTCCGCGACCAGTTTTTCCCCGACTATCGCGCCGATAGCGTCACCGTGGGGCTCCGCGGCCGCTGGACCTTTTTCGACAGCGGCGCGGGGAGTGCGCGCGTTCGCGAGGCACGCGCCAACCTGACGGCGAGCGAAGCCCGGCTGCGACAGGCGCGCGACGAGCTGATGCAGGCTGTGATCGAAGCCTGGAGCGGCCTCGAAAGCGCGGAACGCGGGCTCGATGCCGCGCGCGAGGGCGACACGGCCGCGCGGGAGGCGCTGCGCGGCACGCGGCTCGAAGTGCGATCGGGGGCAAGGCCGCCGCTCGCCGAACTCGATGCCGAGCGCGAGGCGATCGCAGCCACGGCGCGCCTCGCCGAAGCGCAGGCTGCGGTGCAGGTCGCCGCATGGCGGCTGCGGCTGCTGTGCGGGATCGAATAG
- a CDS encoding YgaP family membrane protein has product MNVDRAVLRFAGFIVLLSIALVWLVHPYWIGLAVFAGLNLIQASFTGFCPAAMLFKRLGVRQGVAFK; this is encoded by the coding sequence ATGAACGTCGATCGTGCCGTCCTGCGTTTCGCCGGCTTCATCGTCCTCTTGAGCATCGCGCTCGTCTGGCTCGTGCATCCCTACTGGATCGGCCTCGCCGTCTTCGCCGGCCTCAACCTGATCCAGGCGAGCTTCACGGGCTTCTGCCCCGCCGCGATGCTCTTCAAGCGGCTCGGCGTGCGGCAGGGTGTCGCCTTTAAGTGA
- a CDS encoding NAD(P)/FAD-dependent oxidoreductase, which produces MSLPRIVVLGAGLGGTIAAYEIREAVKGKAEVMVVCDQEDYWFVPSNPWVAVRWREPEAIRVHLPPVMKRKGIGFTAVGARWVHPKDNRIELNDGSSVDYDYLVIATGPHLAFDEIEGFGPDANTVSICSTDHASAAADAFDRFCENPGPIVVGAAQGASCYGPAYEFALILDTELKRRKIRDKVPMTFVTAEPYIGHLGLDGVGDTKGLLESEFRNRHVKWITNARVTSFEPGLAHVEEVAEDGSIKAKHDLPFGYSMLLPAFRGVDAVFGIEGLTNPRGFILADKHQRNPTFTNVYSLGVCVAIPPVGPTPVPVGVPKTGFMIESMVTAIGQNLKLEVDGKPPVHEATWNAVCLADFGDGGVAFVAQPQIPPRNVNWSSSGKWVHFAKIGFEKYFLRKIRKGESEPFYEKLAMHALGIKKLRF; this is translated from the coding sequence ATGTCGTTGCCGCGGATCGTCGTTCTGGGTGCCGGCCTCGGCGGCACGATCGCCGCTTATGAAATTCGCGAAGCCGTAAAGGGCAAGGCGGAGGTCATGGTCGTCTGCGACCAGGAAGATTACTGGTTCGTGCCTTCCAACCCATGGGTCGCGGTGCGCTGGCGCGAGCCCGAAGCGATCCGCGTCCACCTGCCCCCGGTGATGAAGCGCAAGGGTATCGGTTTCACTGCGGTCGGCGCCAGATGGGTCCACCCCAAGGACAACCGGATCGAACTGAACGACGGATCGTCAGTCGATTATGATTATCTGGTGATCGCGACCGGTCCCCACCTCGCTTTCGACGAGATCGAGGGTTTCGGCCCCGACGCCAACACCGTGTCGATCTGTTCGACGGATCATGCGTCCGCCGCCGCCGACGCGTTCGACCGCTTCTGCGAAAATCCGGGCCCGATCGTCGTCGGTGCGGCGCAGGGGGCCTCCTGCTACGGGCCCGCCTATGAATTCGCGCTGATCCTCGACACCGAGCTCAAGCGCCGCAAGATTCGCGACAAGGTGCCGATGACCTTCGTTACCGCCGAACCCTATATCGGGCATCTCGGTCTCGACGGCGTCGGCGACACCAAGGGTCTGCTCGAGAGCGAGTTCAGGAACCGCCATGTCAAATGGATCACCAACGCCCGGGTCACGAGCTTCGAGCCCGGCCTGGCGCATGTCGAGGAAGTCGCCGAGGACGGCAGCATCAAGGCGAAGCACGACCTGCCCTTCGGCTATTCGATGCTGCTCCCCGCCTTCCGCGGCGTCGATGCGGTGTTCGGGATCGAAGGGCTTACCAACCCGCGCGGCTTCATCCTCGCCGACAAGCATCAGCGCAACCCGACCTTCACCAATGTCTATTCGCTGGGCGTCTGCGTCGCCATCCCGCCGGTCGGCCCGACCCCGGTCCCCGTCGGCGTGCCGAAGACCGGTTTCATGATCGAATCGATGGTCACCGCGATCGGGCAGAACCTGAAACTCGAGGTCGACGGAAAGCCGCCGGTGCATGAGGCGACCTGGAACGCGGTCTGCCTGGCCGATTTCGGCGACGGCGGCGTCGCCTTCGTCGCCCAGCCGCAGATCCCGCCGCGCAACGTCAACTGGTCGTCGTCCGGCAAATGGGTGCATTTCGCCAAGATCGGCTTCGAGAAATATTTCCTGCGCAAAATCCGCAAGGGCGAGAGCGAGCCCTTCTACGAAAAGCTCGCGATGCATGCCCTCGGCATCAAGAAACTCCGCTTCTGA
- a CDS encoding universal stress protein, translated as MKTILLLVHDDEGQDARLEAALEIVRALDGHLACIDVTPSPIIAGDLYVGFGEAAIISDERGSEAANKIAVRDRLSREDVDWSWVDATGDIASCVTNRASFSDLILLNRALDDHRVPDMRGIVSRVLGHTHTPIVAMPPSLDRFEFDRALVAWGGRSSAAAALRACVPLLALAARVEIFTAGDAGADNDADPADAAIYLSRYGIATETRMTDRGGDRVDRLIAEECRRWRADYVVMGAYGRGQWCEVFGGVTKRMLRDSTVPLLMCH; from the coding sequence ATGAAAACGATATTATTGCTGGTCCACGACGATGAAGGTCAGGACGCCCGGCTCGAGGCTGCGCTTGAGATCGTGCGCGCGCTCGATGGGCATTTAGCCTGCATCGATGTGACGCCCAGTCCGATCATCGCGGGCGATCTTTATGTCGGCTTTGGCGAGGCCGCGATCATTTCGGACGAGCGCGGCAGCGAGGCGGCGAACAAGATCGCGGTACGCGACAGGCTGTCGCGTGAGGATGTCGACTGGAGCTGGGTCGATGCCACGGGCGATATCGCCAGTTGCGTCACGAACCGGGCGAGCTTTTCCGACCTGATCCTCCTCAACCGCGCGCTCGACGACCATCGGGTTCCCGACATGCGGGGAATCGTGTCGCGCGTGCTGGGCCACACGCATACGCCGATCGTGGCGATGCCGCCCTCGCTCGACCGCTTCGAATTCGACCGCGCGCTGGTCGCCTGGGGCGGTCGCTCGTCGGCCGCTGCGGCGCTTCGTGCCTGCGTTCCGCTGCTCGCGCTCGCCGCGCGGGTCGAGATATTCACGGCGGGCGACGCGGGCGCCGACAATGACGCCGATCCCGCCGATGCCGCGATCTACCTGTCGCGCTACGGCATCGCCACCGAGACGCGCATGACCGACCGCGGCGGCGATCGGGTCGATCGGCTCATTGCCGAAGAATGCCGGCGGTGGCGGGCGGACTATGTCGTGATGGGCGCCTATGGCCGGGGCCAGTGGTGCGAGGTTTTCGGCGGAGTTACAAAGCGAATGCTGCGCGACAGCACCGTCCCGCTGCTGATGTGTCATTGA
- a CDS encoding MBL fold metallo-hydrolase, which yields MIDLHRHKAAATIEAARRSGKTPVVRTFFDEATFTATHVVHDPATRAAAIIDSVLDFDQPSGGTSHASADAIIDHVRTQGLTVEWQIETHAHADHLSAAPYLQEKLGGRIVIGRHIKTVQTVFGDIFNEDDRFARDGSQFDRLMDDGETFRLGATEGIVLHTPGHTPACMVWIIGDALFTGDTLFMPDYGTARADFPGGDARTLYRSIRRLLALPGETRAFLCHDYKAPGRDAYAWETTIASERTSNVHVHQGVSEDEFVAMREARDRTLSMPKLILPSIQINMRAGHLPEPESNGTRYLKLPLDIL from the coding sequence ATGATCGATCTCCACCGCCACAAGGCCGCCGCCACGATCGAAGCCGCGCGCCGCTCGGGAAAAACTCCCGTCGTCCGCACCTTTTTCGACGAAGCGACCTTCACCGCCACGCACGTCGTCCACGACCCCGCGACACGCGCCGCCGCGATCATCGACAGCGTGCTCGATTTCGACCAGCCGTCGGGCGGCACGAGCCATGCCTCTGCCGATGCAATTATCGACCATGTTCGCACCCAGGGCCTGACCGTCGAATGGCAGATAGAAACCCATGCCCATGCCGATCACCTGTCGGCCGCGCCCTATCTGCAGGAAAAGCTCGGCGGCCGGATCGTCATCGGGCGGCATATCAAGACGGTGCAAACGGTGTTCGGCGACATTTTCAACGAGGATGATCGCTTCGCCCGCGACGGATCGCAGTTCGACCGGCTGATGGACGATGGCGAAACCTTCCGGCTCGGTGCAACCGAGGGGATCGTGCTCCACACGCCGGGACACACGCCCGCCTGCATGGTGTGGATCATCGGCGATGCGCTGTTCACCGGCGACACCTTGTTCATGCCCGACTATGGAACGGCGCGAGCCGATTTCCCCGGCGGCGACGCACGCACGCTCTATCGCTCGATCCGCCGGCTGCTCGCGCTTCCGGGCGAAACGCGCGCCTTCCTCTGCCACGACTACAAAGCGCCGGGGCGCGACGCCTACGCCTGGGAAACTACGATTGCGTCCGAACGCACCTCGAACGTGCATGTCCATCAAGGCGTGAGCGAGGACGAATTCGTCGCGATGCGCGAGGCGCGCGACCGGACCCTGTCGATGCCGAAGCTCATCCTCCCGTCGATCCAGATCAATATGCGTGCCGGACATCTTCCCGAGCCCGAAAGCAACGGCACACGCTATCTGAAACTGCCGCTCGACATACTCTAA
- a CDS encoding efflux RND transporter periplasmic adaptor subunit: protein MSRRFILPAAMVTLSLTFSACDGGASLPADQAAEVKGESLVLRSVAVTEWKDVGALVTSVDMADARARIPGILESLTVREGDLVRKGQVIGRVVDSRLGYEGAAYGAQAAAAQAQVAQAEAELARVKYLHANGVYAQARLDQAEAAARAARAQVNAAKAQQSAVGAVAGQGAVVAPSAGRVLMAQVPAGSAVAAGTSIATITSGPMVLRLELPETLAGKVRVGSAVLATGLADGAKGVAPHATVSRVYPAVTGGQMAADVRIPGLASNMVGRRITARVATGERQALVVPGGFVETSYGIDYVTIRVGKDSASRVPVQIAPSDDPARVEILSGAATGDTLIAPPAGARR, encoded by the coding sequence ATGTCCCGCCGCTTCATCCTGCCCGCAGCGATGGTCACGCTTTCGCTGACGTTTTCGGCATGCGACGGCGGCGCATCCTTGCCGGCCGATCAGGCAGCCGAGGTGAAGGGCGAATCGCTGGTTCTCCGGTCCGTCGCCGTTACCGAATGGAAAGATGTCGGCGCGCTCGTCACCAGCGTCGACATGGCCGATGCGCGCGCGCGCATCCCCGGCATCCTCGAAAGCCTGACCGTCCGCGAGGGCGATCTTGTCCGCAAGGGACAAGTGATCGGCCGCGTCGTCGACAGCAGGCTCGGCTACGAAGGCGCGGCTTATGGCGCGCAGGCGGCCGCGGCGCAGGCGCAGGTCGCGCAGGCCGAGGCCGAGCTGGCGCGCGTCAAATATCTCCACGCCAACGGCGTCTATGCCCAGGCGCGGCTCGATCAGGCCGAGGCCGCGGCGCGCGCCGCGCGGGCGCAGGTCAACGCGGCGAAGGCGCAGCAATCGGCGGTCGGCGCGGTTGCGGGACAGGGCGCGGTCGTCGCTCCCTCGGCAGGGCGCGTCCTGATGGCGCAGGTTCCTGCGGGCTCCGCCGTCGCGGCCGGCACATCGATTGCGACGATCACCTCGGGGCCGATGGTATTGCGCCTCGAGCTTCCCGAAACATTGGCGGGCAAGGTGCGCGTCGGTAGCGCGGTCCTGGCGACGGGCCTGGCAGACGGTGCGAAGGGCGTTGCCCCGCACGCGACCGTCAGCCGTGTCTATCCCGCGGTGACTGGCGGGCAGATGGCCGCGGACGTCCGGATACCGGGACTTGCGAGCAATATGGTCGGCCGCCGGATCACCGCGCGGGTCGCGACCGGCGAGCGGCAGGCGCTCGTCGTCCCAGGGGGCTTCGTCGAAACCAGCTATGGCATCGATTATGTGACGATCCGCGTCGGCAAGGATTCGGCGTCGCGCGTGCCGGTCCAGATCGCGCCGTCGGACGACCCGGCACGCGTCGAAATCCTCTCGGGCGCGGCCACGGGCGATACGCTGATCGCACCGCCGGCCGGGGCGCGCCGATGA